The following are from one region of the Quercus robur chromosome 1, dhQueRobu3.1, whole genome shotgun sequence genome:
- the LOC126724200 gene encoding G-type lectin S-receptor-like serine/threonine-protein kinase RLK1 has protein sequence MAFAFALTQTLFSLLLLLPIYSTVAQTNGAITLGASLSATDNSSWFSPSGDFAFGFRQLSNTDLFLLSIWYAKIPDKTIVWYANETLAPRGSQVNLTADNGLVLTSPQGQQLWNSSSLNVASGVMNDTGNFVLKDSNSNEVWSSFNNPTDTILPTQTMENEGSLFSRQSETNFSKGRFQVRFLDGNLVLNTINLPSTYANGPPYYKNGTIGDNNNSSPGIQLALNESGYMYIVRENKQRFVLGEGVVNSETDYYYRATLDFDGVFTLYSHPKTSIGSWTVVWSVPENICTDIFLENGGIGACGFNSICTLKDSRPTCKYPPGYSLIDPNDQYSSCKVDFIQGCEEDKLSSTKDIYSVEELTYTDWPTSDYLRLEPFTEVDCRNSCLQDCICAVAIFTENKTCWKKKLPLSNGRYDGKFSGKAFIKVRKSTIPGSHLPNPNNTPDREKKNQDGLIIPGSVLLGSSVFVNFILIGAFCYGFFFIYQKKRNKINRGSSVLDINLHCFTYKELQDATNGFMEELGKGAFGIVYKGAIQMGSNIPVAVKKLYSFAQDSDKEFKAELNIIGKTHHKNLVRLIGFCEEGQQRLLVYEFLSNGTLADFLFGDLRPNWKQRIQIAFGIARGLLYLHEECSTQIIHCDIKPQNILLDEYYETRISDFGLAKLLMMGQSHTNTAIRGTKGYVAPEWFRNMPVTAKVDVYSFGVMLLEIICCRRSVDMASGREETAILTDWAYDCFREGTLDALVEHDMEALEDREELERFVMIAIWCIQEDPSLRPTMRKAMQMLEGVVDVPVPPSPSPFTTTTSL, from the coding sequence ATggcttttgcttttgctcttactcaaactctcttttctttgcTACTTCTGCTACCAATTTACAGTACTGTTGCTCAAACTAATGGTGCCATTACATTGGGTGCTTCTCTCTCAGCAACTGATAACTCTTCTTGGTTCTCACCTTCTGGTGATTTTGCCTTCGGTTTTCGTCAACTCAGCAATACAGATCTCTTCTTGCTTTCTATATGGTATGCCAAGATTCCTGACAAAACCATAGTTTGGTATGCAAATGAAACACTTGCACCAAGAGGATCACAAGTGAATCTAACTGCTGACAATGGGCTAGTACTTACCAGCCCTCAAGGCCAACAGTTGTGGAACTCTAGCTCGCTTAATGTTGCCTCTGGTGTTATGAACGATACAGGCAACTTTGTGCTCAAAGATAGTAACTCCAATGAGGTATGGTCGAGCTTCAACAATCCTACTGATACGATTTTGCCTACACAGACTATGGAAAATGAAGGGTCACTTTTTTCTCGACAATCAGAGACCAACTTTTCCAAAGGAAGATTCCAGGTACGATTTCTTGATGGGAATCTTGTGCTCAATACCATAAACTTGCCCTCAACATATGCTAATGGCCCTCCTTATTATAAAAATGGAACTATTGgtgataataataattcaagTCCTGGTATACAATTGGCCTTAAACGAGTCAGGCTACATGTACATTGTGAGAGAGAACAAACAAAGATTTGTTCTTGGAGAGGGAGTAGTAAACTCAGAAACTGATTACTATTATAGAGCCACTCTCGACTTTGATGGGGTTTTCACCCTATATTCTCACCCAAAGACTTCCATTGGAAGCTGGACTGTCGTCTGGTCTGTACCAGAAAACATTTGCACGgatatttttcttgaaaatggtGGTATTGGTGCTTGTGGGTTTAACAGTATCTGCACCCTCAAAGATTCAAGGCCAACATGTAAATACCCACCTGGGTACTCTTTAATCGATCCAAATGATCAGTATAGTAGCTGCAAAGTGGACTTCATACAGGGTTGTGAAGAAGATAAGCTTAGTTCCACAAAAGATATCTATAGTGTAGAGGAACTAACATATACTGATTGGCCAACATCAGATTACCTAAGGTTGGAGCCTTTTACAGAAGTGGATTGTAGAAATTCTTGCCTGCAAGATTGTATATGTGCTGTCGCAATATTTACAGAAAATAAAACCTGTTGGAAGAAGAAGCTACCACTCTCAAATGGGAGATATGACGGCAAATTTAGTGGGAAAGCTTTTATCAAGGTTAGAAAATCCACTATACCTGGTTCTCATCTCCCAAATCCAAACAATACGCCAGATCGAGAGAAGAAAAACCAGGACGGTTTGATAATTCCAGGGTCAGTGCTTCTGGGTTCTTCCGTATTTGTTAACTTTATATTGATTGGTGCtttttgttatggttttttcttcatttacCAGAAGAAACGTAACAAAATTAACAGAGGTAGTAGTGTCTTGGATATAAATTTGCATTGTTTTACATACAAAGAGCTTCAAGATGCTACAAATGGGTTCATGGAAGAGTTGGGAAAGGGGGCTTTTGGAATTGTCTACAAAGGAGCAATCCAGATGGGTTCTAACATCCCTGTTGCAGTCAAGAAGTTATATAGTTTTGCACAAGATAGTGACAAGGAATTCAAAGCtgagcttaacataattggtaAGACACATCACAAAAATCTGGTTAGACTAATCGGATTCTGTGAAGAGGGGCAACAACGGTTACTGGTATACGAGTTCTTAAGCAATGGCACATTAGCAGATTTCCTTTTTGGAGATTTGAGACCAAATTGGAAGCAAAGAATCCAAATTGCTTTTGGAATTGCAAGAGGACTCTTGTATTTACATGAAGAGTGCAGCACCCAGATAATCCATTGTGATATAAAGCCTCAGAACATACTTCTTGATGAATATTACGAGACTCGAATTTCTGACTTTGGATTAGCAAAGCTCTTGATGATGGGTCAAAGTCATACTAATACTGCCATTAGAGGAACAAAAGGGTATGTTGCACCCGAGTGGTTTAGGAATATGCCAGTCACTGCTAAAGTTGATGTATACAGCTTCGGTGTCATGCTACTAGAGATCATTTGTTGTAGGAGAAGCGTAGATATGGCATCTGGCAGAGAGGAGACAGCAATTTTGACTGATTGGGCTTATGACTGCTTTAGAGAAGGAACATTAGATGCTCTTGTAGAACATGACATGGAGGCCTTGGAAGACAGAGAGGAGCTAGAAAGGTTTGTCATGATTGCTATTTGGTGTATTCAAGAAGACCCATCTCTTAGACCAACTATGAGGAAGGCTATGCAGATGCTTGAAGGAGTTGTTGATGTACCTGTTCCACCAAGTCCATCTCCTTTTACTACTACAACGAGTTTGTAA
- the LOC126724217 gene encoding uncharacterized protein LOC126724217, which yields MGEVGEEEVGKKKRRSARILELEGEKKKKIKDKKKVKEQGEGSTNKLKVKSKSEVEEGPKQDHEEHEEEEQEKTEEEQSPSTREAEEAPTVNEETLEDVDIAFVASPSQQDIMGASQPDHTDTQSDQQPTDPSMHTPLPAQSSAPSELSVDTLTITSETSASSRKKGRGPAKGLKLAKRAQESTDGKLDIEFSDKSNSAVGPNQRMFVDEVVQQMRMYAPLNVKKWAEVPQEAKDNIVAAVLGRWRVPDTPLRRASILQLANRRYRGWRAKLSKDYSKYDNDEDRRQNRPKEVTEQQWESLIAYFGTDDFKTISDRNKENRSKQKTGKITGSKSFAAVSYDARDPLTGQQPSEYRTWLLCHRHSDGTWSDDNARQIYEQVNELITQKSEQEGVPLSSSTEDELFHSVIGSRPGHVRGQRHGSIPEQKEVLGEVQMERDALEEQLGEMKLKLQEESAARSVIQAQLQAESAARAEMEARLQAESAARTAMEARLRAEFMVALDSLRSQASTSSKHNQQ from the exons ATGGGTGAGGTGGGAGAAGAAGAAGTGGgtaagaagaagaggaggagtgCTAGAATATTGGAATTGGAgggggagaagaagaagaagatcaagGACAAAAAGAAGGTGAAGGAACAAGGAGAGGGAAGCACTAACAAACTCAAAGTGAAATCCAAATCAGAGGTTGAGGAGGGTCCTAAGCAAGATCATGAGGAgcatgaagaagaagagcaagaGAAAACTGAGGAGGAGCAGAGTCCAAGTACAAGAGAAGCAGAAGAAGCGCCCACTGTTAATGAAGAAACACTTGAAGACGTGGACATTGCTTTTGTTGCTTCCCCTTCACAACAG GACATTATGGGTGCATCACAGCCAGACCATACAGATACTCAGTCTGATCAGCAACCTACTGATCCCTCCATGCATACACCCCTTCCTGCACAATCATCAGCACCTTCGGAGCTCTCAGTGGACACACTAACAATAACATCTGAAA CTTCCGCCTCAAGCAGAAAGAAAGGACGAGGACCTGCAAAAGGCTTGAAGCTGGCTAAGAGAGCACAAGAGAGTACTGATGGGAAGTTGGACATTGAGTTCTCAGACAAGTCTAATTCAGCTGTGGGGCCAAATCAGCGGATGTTTGTGGATGAGGTGGTACAACAGATGAGAATGTATGCACCGCTTAATGTTAAGAAGTGGGCAGAAGTACCGCAGGAGGCAAAAGATAACATTGTTGCAGCTGTGTTG GGTAGGTGGAGAGTCCCGGATACGCCCTTGCGAAGAGCCAGCATATTACAGTTGGCTAATCGAAGATATCGGGGTTGGCGAGCAAAACTCTCCAAGGACTACAGTAAGTACGACAACGATGAGGATCGCAGGCAGAACCGGCCCAAGGAGGTCACAGAGCAGCAATGGGAGTCTCTTATTGCATACTTTGGTACTGATGATTTTAAG ACCATTAGTGatagaaataaagaaaaccgATCGAAGCAAAAGACAGGTAAAATCACAGGAAGCAAGTCTTTTGCAGCTGTGAGTTATGATGCG CGGGACCCCCTGACTGGTCAGCAGCCTAGTGAATACAGGACATGGCTTCTGTGCCATCGTCATTCTGATGGTACTTGGAGTGACGACAATGCCAGACAGATTTAT GAGCAAGTTAATGAGTTAATTACTCAGAAGTCTGAACAAGAGGGGGTGCCACTATCGTCATCAACTGAGGATGAATTGTTTCATTCAGTGATTGGTTCTAGACCAGGCCATGTACGGGGCCAGAGACATGGGTCGATCCCAGAGCAGAAAGAGGTGCTTGGTGAGGTTCAAATGGAGCGTGATGCACTTGAAGAGCAGCTTGGTGAGATGAAGTTGAAGTTGCAGGAGGAAAGTGCAGCACGGAGTGTGATACAGGCACAACTGCAGGCAGAGAGTGCAGCACGGGCTGAGATGGAGGCACGGTTGCAGGCAGAGAGTGCAGCAAGGACTGCTATGGAGGCACGATTGCGTGCAGAATTTATGGTTGCCCTCGATAGCCTACGATCTCAAGCCTCTACTAGCAGT AAACACAATCAACAATGA